The Solanum lycopersicum chromosome 2, SLM_r2.1 DNA window TTCTTTATGACTAGCCAAAACAATCAAGTCCTGAGTATATTTGTGTTGGTTCAAGAACacacttaaaaaattataattaatgaaCTTCTACTACTAATCAACTTGAAGATATCCTTACTAAAGTTTTCACTGATGTCAAGCATTCAGCCATTTTGAACAAGTTGGCTGTGGAATTCTCACCACCAACTTGAGGAGAGGTattgagaattgttattaattaatgtGCTAATCACAACCTAGACTTAATTAGTTAGCTGATTCATTAGTTTGTTAGAGAGGAGTTATTTAGAAGTCAGTTAATAATTAGTTAGATACtttctgtttcttctttatAGCTGGCATTCTTGTATACATATACTTCGATCAGTAATCAAAGGCATTATCAAGTCTCATTCAATACAATTACAATTCCTTCTACATTGCTCTGGGTTACAGTAGTTCCTTTGAAATCCACCATTGATATGGAGTTTTGATAGATACTACTGTTAATTCCACAACCAATGGATATGCAGTAATCACATAACTGTGTTTTTTCAATTCACCTATGTTGTTCATAATTTTCAGTGGTGAAAATCCATCTCAAAAAGCTTATTTGATTTCAATATTACTTGTAGCAGCATCTTTTTGTAGTTATATTGCTATTGTTTCAATCAGATCTGTGAAATTGAAAGTAGAGTTGACTAAAGTTACATCAACGTCACAATGCCGGCTCTTGCCTTAGAAATTTTAGGCCATTGCCTTAGGCCCCCCATTTTTGGGCCTCaaatttctataaataaaaatttaagtttaattcttttatgaaaaaaataattttttataataaaaagtgtgtgtgtgtatatatatatatatttgttaaaactcacattatttatcttttttaaactCTTTATGCACtcgatttttataaatttttaataattagagTAATATTCtgtcaaaaatatgaataaatagtCGATAAGTGTTGAACAAAgtaaattacaaatattttttttgtaactttACATATTAAAGTAGGATATACCCAGTTATCAATTTTTTGGATCAGATTATATGATTCttactcttatatttatttaaaatttatcaacttaTTACTTACAGAACAATATTATcgattcatataataattgtcTCAATAACATGATGTTTTCAATGTTAAAGTGACCAAATCTtgctttaaaataataaataaataatgtatttaaaaaactcatttataataaagatatcaagtaataatttacatttaaaaatttagaaaaataaataaatacaaataatatttatttaaatttaagcCTCTAATCAAAATTTCGCTTTAGGTCTCGAATTATGTTAAGCCGCCCCTACAACGTCATGACTATTGTTGTGTTGCATAAAATTGTAATGTTATCCATATATGAAATTCGCGTAGCAGGTAGCTTGGGGAAGACGAAGAAGACGGTGAAGGAGAAAAATTGGTGTTAAATATTCATTTCTTAAGACATCATTTAACAGGGGGAATAAGTTAGTAAAATAGGTATCtcataattattttcttcatgaGTATGTCAAACAAAAGTGtgacaagtaaaagtaaaaacaCAGGGAGTACTTTATTTCTTTAACAAACACATTAACTTTATTAGCATCACGACATAGCATACTTCCATAAtgcacaaccaaaaaaaaaaaaaaaagcaatcaAGAATACATTATGAACAATCAAAACAATCCAACAGATTTCAATAATGCAAAATCACAACATGGTATTCAACTATTGCATTTTGTGTGGTATTATCACCTCTGTATGTTTTCGCGGTAGCGCTACCTTTTGCTAGCCTGAAAACACCAGAACCACCAACGATTGGCAATTCTCGATACTTGTGAAATATCTGATTGTGCCCAAGGATACTGAGTGTGCTACCATTGTACTTACCATCGGTGAACACAAGGTTGAGAGTCATAAGAAGACCTATATCTTCAAATGATGCGGAACCATAGATCCCTTGGGCTCGGCCTATTTCTTTTGAGTTTGGCTCGGGCTTAACCGTCAATGGATTGTCCATCATCCTCACTAAGCCAAATAATGTTGGTGATTGAAATGTATTATTGGCTTGTGCTATTTGGATTGCTGATGGTTTCTTTGCAGTCACAGTATCATGAAAGTAGAAGTGAAGTTTGGTCATTTTTAGTTTTGCATGAGAAAGCTTTTTAAACCATTTTTCCACTCCTTTAGGACTTTGATCAAGCCCATGACTTGAACCCAATATTGTTATTGCCAAAAATAAGAGAGCAAACAACAAAAACTTCTCCATTTTCTTTACCCTTTTATCCCCTTGTTACTTATACATTCAAATGAATCATATCTAGTTTCAAATAAATAGAAGCAAAAACACAAATGTTGAGAAAATGTGAGAGAGGGaggaaataacaaagaaaaaatttctaatgtttatttaatttagattgcGGTTCATGTGCTAACTACTTATTTGAATATGATATTCTAAAAAACATTACAGTACCTTGATGTGCATTTTTCTAATAACAAACATACATTATAGAGTTGACTATCGAAATTGATTCTATGATTGAATAACACATGTCCTACTTACTTAGTATTAGGAACTTGGAGATACAGATAGAGGAGAAATGATACAAAAAGTTGCCATGTTCTTCGATTAATATACTTGCCATGATCTAGGATGACACTCGTGAACAGCTATGTATATTTAGAAAAAGGGCAAGGGGTtgagtttataaatatattattgccAATTAATATGATTTCTTAAAGTCATCaaggaaaatgactttttaaaataacatatatatatgtatctcaAATTGAAAAAAGTCAACTCTATAGATGTTTGTTATTAGAAAAGAGCACATCTAGATGTTTTACgaaaatatatacaagtaaaagaaaaaatgactaAGTTTCGAAAAATCGATTAATCCtatgatttaagagaaatcGACTTTTCAAATcacagagtcgccacttaattttttagtaaaaatcaagaaaacttaaaattatttttcaaaagatttaaaatagataaaaatcagttgaaaagagttcgaagttcaaatgtacattccaaaaaggtgttaggccctcgaAATGTCTGCTAACTCGCGATTGACTAGCGATTTGACTAAACctgacttttaattttaattttcaaatactgactaagtaaagaaaattttatttttattatttttatttattgcttaTCATATCATTTTTAGCCAATTATTTTAAAGGGAAATAAGGTAAAGAGGAGTCATTCAAAAGTAACGAGTAGAATAAAGACTAAGCAaaatctctttctctctctctatatatatataaataaagagaaatgaCTACCCTTGggaaattaataaaattcaaccaGAAGTGTAAGtaaaatgacaataatagcAAATAAATCATAGTATAGGGAAGaatatttgaacttgggctTTTCAGGCTACTGATTTGGGCTCTGGCCCTATTTTAACCCTTGAAATCATGTGTATACACCAAGcgtatatttatgtatatgggTCTTTTCTTAACTCTTTTTATGTATATCAAAGTTCTTAGCGACTGCATACAGTCCTCTTTGACGCCTCAGACCtgtattgtgttttttttctccATGTATTTTCTGCTCTAGACCTGTATATCCGTGTATAAAGTTGTATACAGTATGTATACTGCCCATTTCTTGGGCTTTTGAGCAAACTTTCAACAGTATTTTGGAGCTCTTGACATGTAACAGCTTCCGCATTCGATAGATAGGAAAGTAAAATCGAGCTTTTATGACTCAACTCGAAAATGCGAAGAAGATAAATTCACCATGGACTCGAAAAGGAGTTCATAcaagtttaaaagaaaaaaagatgaatttaTGCCAAACCACAGTATTGGAACTAACAAATGTAAATTCAAACCAAATAAATAATGCAAAGGAAAGTAAAAGCCCATGTCTTCCTTGAAAAGAGTAGTATTTACACTTCAACTAATTCACAAGAGTAATAtctttaatgaaaatataataagacATGGCTAAGAAATTTTCAGTGTATTCAAAAGGAAAATAGAACTTATGTCCATATTAGAGAACTGCAAGGAAAACAAGTGACACTCCTATGTAGAATACAAATAGCAGAGGTATTATTAACTATAAGTCgaactaaagaaaataaaacaaaaataaagttacTGCCTATCCCTTAGCTATGGATAGTGAACAACATATTCCAAACATTTGATTAAGCAATtcaacttgataaaaatggaTAGCACATTACAGCTTCACAAGAactttttaggaaaaacttaTAACTCAACCATTTAATGATTTAAATCAGCATGGTAATGAACACAAAACAAAGCTTGAACCACGCTAACTCATACGAGAAAGTCACAACATTGTACTAATATCACATATTTAGACACTATCCTAGAGGTAAAATATGATCAAAATGGAAATTTACACAAGCATTTTCCAACTAGAACTTAGACAAAGTTGAGACATATCAGACATGACAATTACGGCAAGACAATCACACGATTCGAAATAAAACGAAAGCCAAATTTTAAGCATTTATAAATTCGGATTCATCCATTTAACTAAGACAATAAAATGAATGACACAATGATCAGTTAGAAATTCCAACCAAACAGACTTTCAAAGAAGAGTATACAagtcaaaataaagaagaaaacaaggatGAAGCCAGAGAAACAAACAGAATGCTCTTCACATAGTACTCGGAATCAAAATAAGACGTGAATGAGGGGAGAAGTACCACCTATCTTGGAGCAGCGTTCCGGGACGACAGGCTTGACTACGAAGCAATATCCACCACGAACTTTGACTACACAAGATACTGATgaaatcaaaaattgaaaattatatttgtttgaacTCTTGTCCTTAAACTTTTGAAGCCATTTGAGGTATGTCTTATCAGATCAAAAATCCTCCCTCGTAGATGAGAGTTTATATAGAAGAAATTGGTGCTGAGATAAGGGGGGAAACGGGCTTGTTTTGAGAGGGAAAACTGGATTAATTCGAATTCCTTGGAGTTAAGGTTGCTAATAGCTGAAATTGGTACCATTCTCAACGGTATTGAAAGGCTGGCCATTGGATTAGAAACCAAGGACGAAGAGGCGACGATATTTCGACACCTAGACTATTCCCGTACGGAgaggaaaaagaagagagatagAAGATGACACAACAAGAGTTGCCGGACTCGGGTCGCGATTTTCTCCCGTATTTTAGCAATCTGGGTCACTGGAACTTCTGGAGAAGAAGAAAGCACGCGTACAGGGTCTGGGAACGGGTCTTTTAGGTATTGAATTGGGATTGGGTTGGGTCAAGGGAGACAGTGGGATGGGTGTTATTGGGCTTGGTTGAAAATTAGGAAAAGAATGGGTTTCTTAGGCTAAAGGAATTAAAGTGGGCCTATTTGGAAAATTGGATGGGCTCCTGAAAAATGTTTTGTAAGGGCCCAAAAATTTGATCCTTTCATATAGCCAAATGAATTATTGATTTAGCCAAATTGAATTTTACTAATGAATTCGGCTAAAATATAGATAACACAAATTAATATGATTAAGTAACGAGCTTATTAatcttaacaaaaataaaataattaatttaattataaactaatgattcaaaaatataactataatttaaactaaactaatctaataaaatacttactaaaattaaaatatattttgagatgatttttgaatatttatgaaaatataccAATTATATCTATaaactatatgaaaatatatttactaattataaattataaaaatcaacTAGGATTACTTAAAATGAATTTGGaaagtatttgaattttataaaactaattattctaAATTGTTTGGAAATTATAAAGCTCCTGAATTAATTCCAACAGGGGAgtgtcaaaattgggtgtcaacaactgtccctcgtTTCCCTCggattgatgcaagaaattcgaggaaaatgaaagtGGCCAATCCAATTATTACTTACCACAAATTCATCTTTCCAACATAATTTGGTACAGACTTTAGGAATTATGGTCGAACCCCGGAAATGGGTTTCCTACGTATcccaggctatatgagaattatGGACACTTGTACTTCGATACGTTTGATTTAACGCACAATTAAGAAGACATTCAAAAGTCACTTCGGTACCGAATTATGAAGGGATCAAAATGCTCGGGAATGGGATTTAAGAgtgaatgttggaatacagccgagttttcaacatttaGCCTGCCTACGTATCCTAAATCTTAGGAATCAGGCTGCTTGTAGTTCGACTCAATCGGTTGAAAaagaaatctattatgctagataacctttggcTCTGGACAAGTGACAGGattaaacgagtatgaaaaggaggcttgtaacctcttagccatgaatgtggcgcgcttcacacccataattaagaacttacacggatataattttcaagctcctggcgcattgtcactcagattggaaacttaCTTTCGGTAGATCCTAAAATTTTCGGATGTATGACTGGAACTAACAGACCTATAGAAAAACCCACATGCCTTCtgataggggtgtggtttgattgtggtggaagtcgttCCTCTGCtagcgtcctaagagtttgacattcctctttggattgtgtcccagttcgctgctaagaaaaagttccacgttatgctgcatcctttttgatgtcgtccacACCTGTGGTATATTTTGGAAAATTCATCCtttcggatgctctcgacaaagactgagataaaactcgtcagcatAAAAATGTAGTTAAGATGGGAGACAATGTCATTTACCATGCCAATACTTAATTGTTCATCTCGATGTTTGACGTCAACTCAATTGATTTGACgtaaagcaaataaagcttatgtcttttgtttgcaatataatcttcaatgtatTCTTCATTTGATGTCAACATAAAGGAAAGTTGATGTGGTGTGCTAGTATTTCTCTTGTCGTCGTCTTCGATGCTCTTGttgatgtttacttttataaaaataaaaaaatgcagTTGATGCCGTGGATAAAGATTTTTCTTGGGATGCACGATTTTCTTTTCTGGCAGTGAATGATTTCTTGCGGGTCATGAATAacttctcgtgatgcatgatttcttgCAGGGTATAAAACTTTCcagcgatgcataaattttgggAGGTATGAATATCTTCTAGCCATGCATAATTTCTgtgaggcatgaaatcttctcgcgatgcatgaatattaattcGCGATGCATGttcttccgcgatgcatgaatattaactcgctaTGCTTGTTCTTttgtgatgcatgaatattaactcgcgatacATGTTCTTTCACGATGCATGAATAATAATTtgtgatgcatgatcttccgcgatgcatgaatattaactcgcgatgcatgatcttccgcgatgcatgaatattaactcgtgaTGTATGATCTTCCTCGAtgtatgaatattaactcgctaTGCGTGATCTTCCGCGATGCAAGAATATTGACTCTTGATGTTATCCTTGGTACCAAATGAAGATAGCGCTTCAACCGAGCAACATAGTTATCTTCTGGGTGCCTTCTGGATATTGATGTTGTCTGATTTGATAATAAAGTAAACTAATCCTCCAGAAAGTGTATCGTCTTTATCggcaataaaataaatgacccTTCCCAGTAGTGGTAACACCATATCTGACATTATGATGCTGATGACGCCCTTTATGAAAATTGTAAATTCTTTCTTGAGATTTTCGCTTGATTCCCCTTCAAATCAGACTGGACGTTCATTATGGACTTCATGTTGTTTGAAATTGACTGAAATAGACCATTCGTATTCCTAATTCTCCGGTGTaagcaatataaaataattcctGCGTTTACGGGAACACGGTTAAATTTTGGGAGAGCTTTATCCTCCCTTGACTTCTCCATATTTATTGATCAGGGGAGTTTGCTGATATTAAAGCAAActataaacctgcatccacagaaaaattgttagtttttaaaacaaactgaTCTGTGTTGATTTCTTCAGTGGCCTGCTCCTTGTCATGCTATCTCCGGTTGATCTTTTTGATCTCCCAACTCTTGATGgataagacaaaatattttatggcaaaacaaatgaaacacaAAAGGAAAATctttaggaaaataatttttcgagaagtaatattttgaaaatggtCACTGCCAAGTGTCATGTCACGCCAGGCTTAGCGAACTTCTTTGAGCCTGATGCTTGGAGGTATATCTGATTATTCGATAGGGAGTATTCAAAACCATTCTAGACTGCCGATAAACTTATgttgaaattttgaggccatcctcaaaatttctgtcctaGTTAACTGTATCGACTTTATCTTTCAACTGTCTCTGAGtaaattttggatttttgagatcctctcaaaatttTGTCCCAGTTGCAAACCTCAAAATATCTTCACTCTTGACTTGCTGAGGAAAAATCTTTTGCTGAGAATTTTTTGAGATCCTCTAAAAATTTTtgtcccagtttctattgtaaagaGAAATAGAAATCTTTCGGGAAATATGACCGAACTCTTGTGGAGCCTACGTATCCTGTTGAGGCAGAAATCAGGTGAAACGTAGTTCCCCCTCAAAgactaacaataataaaatttttataaagaaatcgactgaggccgacataggccgcctacgtatctcattcttgagaattcaggtcagacgtagttcattacaaagaaatatttaaaagggATGAATGGGgtgaccgaggccgacataggctgcctatgtatctcattcttgagaattcaggtcaaacgtagttcattacaaagggataaaaatttaagcaaacaaatacaagcaaacagaatgattacaagtaaataacaGAAATGCAAACCCAAGCTTCACACGTAGTATCTCTTGACAACACCTGAGTTGATTGGTTTCGGTCATACGGTGTCATCCATCTCCGAcaggaccaaagcacctccagataatacTTTACAAACCATGTAAGGTCCTTTCCAGTTTGGTGcaaattttcttttgtactcgtcttgatgaggaaaaatgcgCTTAAGTACCAACTCACCGATTTTGAAAATTCTAACTCTTACTCTCTTGTGAAAAACACAAATCATTCTCTGTCGATACAACTGCCCATGAAAAACGGcaaccattctcttctcatcaatcaaagttaGTTGATCAATCCGCTTGTTGACTTATTCAACATTACTTaactcagcttcttggatgatccttaAAGACGGTTTTCGATTTCAGCAGGTATGACTGCTTCTGTTCCATATACTAGCAAGTACGGAGTAGCTCCAATCGACGTTCTGAAAATCGTATGATAACCCAATAAAGAATATGGAAACACATGCCAACCACAGTgattatcaataatttttctcaGAATCTTCATGATATTCTTATTGGCGGCTTCTACAGCTCCATTCATTTGAGGACGATAAGCGATCGAATTTCGATGAGTAATATTAAATTGTTCACAAATATCCCTCATCAAGTGACTATTAAGATTTGCACCATTATTagtaatgatggattctggcactccaaatctgcatatcagattgttgcgaAAAAAATCAGCTACAACTTTTTTGGTTACCGACTTGTACGATACTGCTTCCACCCATTTGGTAAAGTAATTAATAGCAACCAAAATGAATTTGTGTCCATTTGAAGCGGTTGGCTCTATCGAACCGATAACATCCAtaccccaagctacaaatggccaaggtgaactcataacATTAAGTTCGTGAGGCGGCACTCGTATCAAAtcaccgtgcacttgacatttatgacaTTTCTGCACAAACTTGCAACAATCATTCTCCATATTCATCCAGAAATAACCGGATTGAAGGATATTTATTGCCAAAGTGAGCCCATTCATATGCGTGCCACAAACTCCggcatgtatctgttcaataagcttCGCAGCATCAACACATCTGAGAAGACCTAAGTTTGTAGTCCTCCTATACAGGATTTCTCcacttaaaaagaaattgagagtcATACGACGTATCGACTTCTTCTGATTGGACGTAGCATCTTCAGGATAAATCCCGGACTCCAAGTACTTTTTTATATCGAAATACCATGGCAAACAGTCTGGTTCTGTTTAAATGTGTGAACAATGAACTGGATGTTCTTTCAGCTCTATATCCAGAGGATCAATATAATCAGTATCTGGATGTTTAATCATTGAAGCGATGGTGGCCAAAGCGTCAGCCAACTCATTTTGTATTCTAGGAGTATGTCGGAACTCGATCTTACGAAATCTTTTGCACAACTTCTGCACATACTATACGTAAGGTATAATCTTtgggttcttcacagcccattgtccttga harbors:
- the LOC101251429 gene encoding dirigent protein 22-like; the protein is MEKFLLFALLFLAITILGSSHGLDQSPKGVEKWFKKLSHAKLKMTKLHFYFHDTVTAKKPSAIQIAQANNTFQSPTLFGLVRMMDNPLTVKPEPNSKEIGRAQGIYGSASFEDIGLLMTLNLVFTDGKYNGSTLSILGHNQIFHKYRELPIVGGSGVFRLAKGSATAKTYRGDNTTQNAIVEYHVVILHY